In the Arthrobacter sp. 31Y genome, one interval contains:
- a CDS encoding DUF4956 domain-containing protein yields MNTIILIAADLAAITILTLALYLRRHRRRDLVVSYLGMNVGVLAVATALSGSAAGVGLGLGLFGVLSIIRLRSTELAQHEVAYYFSALALGLIAGIGVEPLWLTLSLMALVLLVMFVGDNPRVLPAYRHQIVVLDRAINSEPELYARLEEVLNGTVHSATIQELDMVNDKTIVDVRYAVRPLHQDLSQPRHAQLGFNQPAGALTPAPEELPGHAPQQTQPAPQQTQQSVPTSAGVA; encoded by the coding sequence ATGAACACCATCATCCTCATAGCGGCAGACCTGGCCGCCATCACCATTTTGACGCTCGCCCTCTACCTCCGCCGGCACCGGCGCCGCGACCTGGTTGTCTCGTACCTGGGCATGAACGTCGGTGTCCTGGCAGTTGCCACAGCATTGTCCGGTTCGGCCGCTGGTGTTGGCTTGGGACTGGGTCTGTTTGGTGTTCTCTCCATCATCCGGCTCCGGTCCACCGAACTCGCCCAACACGAGGTGGCCTACTACTTCTCGGCGCTGGCGCTGGGCTTGATCGCGGGCATCGGCGTCGAGCCGCTCTGGCTGACCCTGTCGCTCATGGCACTGGTCCTGCTGGTGATGTTCGTCGGCGACAACCCCCGGGTCCTTCCCGCCTACCGCCACCAGATCGTGGTGCTGGACCGGGCCATTAACAGCGAGCCCGAGCTCTACGCCCGGCTGGAGGAAGTCCTCAACGGCACAGTTCATTCGGCAACCATCCAGGAATTGGACATGGTCAACGACAAGACGATCGTTGATGTCCGGTACGCAGTCCGCCCCCTCCACCAGGACCTGTCCCAGCCGCGGCACGCACAGCTTGGCTTCAATCAGCCTGCCGGGGCGCTGACCCCGGCGCCGGAGGAACTCCCGGGCCACGCACCCCAGCAAACCCAGCCCGCACCCCAGCAAACCCAGCAGTCCGTACCCACCTCGGCCGGTGTCGCATGA
- a CDS encoding polyphosphate polymerase domain-containing protein — MSRIDAEPIMPQLGQLPAVGLEELTAEAALLTRVDRKYLVPSATARKILSTFSTEARVLEMDGKRTFDYDSVYFDTPGLDSYMLAAHGRRRRFKVRTRTYVDSAVSFLEVKTEGAREATVKERIPYELDDRDRLTEEGLAYVNETLAATIGDVAFGPLEPVLSTRYDRTTLYLPESGSRATIDTDVTWQSPDGQPWVLDNAVVVETKSGSAPGPLDRHLWAHGVRPCRISKFATGMAALHPELPANRWNQTLRRRMPLRPVH; from the coding sequence ATGAGCCGCATCGACGCCGAACCGATCATGCCGCAACTGGGCCAGCTTCCCGCCGTCGGACTTGAAGAGCTCACCGCGGAAGCCGCGCTGCTGACCCGGGTTGATCGGAAGTATCTGGTTCCGTCGGCAACGGCCCGCAAGATCCTCAGCACGTTCAGCACCGAAGCCCGGGTGCTGGAAATGGACGGGAAGCGGACCTTCGACTACGACTCCGTCTACTTCGACACACCCGGCTTGGACAGCTACATGCTGGCCGCGCATGGCAGGCGCCGTCGGTTCAAGGTCCGCACCCGAACCTATGTGGACAGCGCGGTGAGTTTCCTGGAGGTCAAGACCGAAGGCGCCCGCGAGGCCACCGTCAAAGAACGCATCCCCTACGAGTTGGACGACCGCGACCGGTTGACCGAGGAGGGGCTGGCGTACGTCAACGAGACACTCGCGGCCACCATCGGCGATGTCGCGTTCGGCCCGCTGGAGCCCGTGCTTTCCACCCGTTACGACCGCACCACCTTGTACCTTCCCGAATCCGGCAGCCGCGCGACCATCGACACCGACGTCACCTGGCAGAGTCCCGATGGCCAGCCCTGGGTTTTGGACAACGCCGTGGTGGTGGAGACGAAGTCCGGCTCCGCTCCCGGCCCCTTGGACAGGCACTTGTGGGCACATGGCGTCCGCCCTTGCCGCATCTCCAAGTTCGCCACCGGCATGGCCGCCCTCCATCCCGAGCTGCCGGCCAATCGATGGAACCAAACCCTCCGGCGCAGGATGCCCCTGCGCCCCGTCCACTGA
- a CDS encoding carbohydrate-binding domain-containing protein: protein MRSFRTSLSVAAVALAISLAGCSTAATSSTSTGSTGTTGTSTSTTQQAVTATTIEEDTHYDSDDLTWDAATEVAISLSDGGSKVTSSSSTGVAVDGNTVTISAAGTYRLSGSLSDGQIVVAAGEEDTVRIILDGVELGNSSGSPFVVQSADEAIVYLADGTTNTLTDATTYADQGEDAPNAALYSMADLTIAGTGSLTVNGKSNDGIVSKDGLVMAAGKVTVDAVDDGIRGKDYTVLLDGAYQVTAGGDGVKADNETDEGRGWLLVSGGSLTVNAGDDGVKAFNTLTVSGGSVTVAESEEGLEAQHIAITGGEVSVTANDDGVNASGGSSTSTDNGAAAGGMGGPGGGGMGGGETVGDYTVDVSGGTLTINSEGDGLDSNGNATISGGTVVVNGPTNDGNGALDVNGELTVTGGTVAAAGSAGMAVTPGTSSTQSGVQLTFSSSVSAGTPVHIVDSAGAVVATFVTTKTSASLVYSSSAITNGATYTVYTGGSADADSGVTTGSIAGAEEQESVTAGEYTQAQGPGGGGGGRW from the coding sequence ATGCGCTCCTTCCGCACGTCCCTTTCCGTTGCCGCCGTCGCCCTGGCCATCTCCCTGGCCGGCTGCTCCACCGCCGCCACCAGTTCAACGTCCACCGGCAGTACCGGCACCACTGGCACGTCGACCAGCACCACCCAGCAGGCAGTCACGGCCACCACCATCGAAGAAGACACCCACTACGACAGCGACGACCTCACCTGGGACGCCGCAACAGAAGTGGCAATCAGCCTGTCCGACGGCGGCAGCAAAGTGACGTCGTCGTCCTCCACCGGGGTGGCCGTTGACGGCAACACCGTCACCATCAGCGCCGCCGGAACGTACCGCCTCAGCGGCTCCCTCAGTGACGGGCAGATCGTGGTGGCTGCGGGAGAAGAGGATACGGTGCGCATCATCCTGGACGGCGTGGAACTGGGTAACTCCTCAGGCTCACCGTTCGTAGTGCAGAGCGCGGACGAAGCGATCGTGTACTTGGCGGATGGCACCACCAACACGTTGACGGACGCCACCACCTACGCCGATCAGGGTGAGGATGCTCCCAACGCGGCCCTCTACTCCATGGCAGACCTGACCATTGCCGGCACGGGATCCCTGACTGTCAACGGGAAGTCCAACGACGGAATCGTCTCCAAGGACGGTTTGGTGATGGCCGCGGGCAAAGTCACCGTGGACGCGGTGGACGACGGCATCCGGGGCAAGGACTACACCGTGCTGCTGGACGGCGCCTACCAAGTAACCGCGGGTGGGGACGGCGTGAAGGCTGACAACGAGACTGACGAAGGCCGTGGTTGGCTCTTGGTCAGCGGCGGCTCGTTGACAGTCAACGCGGGAGACGACGGCGTGAAAGCCTTTAATACGCTGACAGTCAGTGGCGGAAGCGTCACCGTTGCCGAGTCCGAGGAGGGGCTGGAGGCGCAGCACATCGCCATTACCGGCGGCGAAGTTTCCGTCACGGCGAACGACGACGGCGTGAACGCCTCGGGCGGCTCGTCCACCAGTACCGATAATGGCGCGGCCGCTGGCGGGATGGGCGGACCCGGCGGTGGGGGCATGGGCGGCGGCGAAACGGTGGGCGACTACACCGTGGACGTCTCCGGTGGAACGCTGACCATTAACTCGGAGGGCGACGGGCTGGATTCCAACGGAAACGCCACCATCTCCGGCGGCACCGTGGTGGTCAACGGTCCCACCAACGATGGCAACGGCGCGCTGGACGTGAACGGTGAACTCACCGTGACCGGCGGAACCGTTGCAGCGGCAGGCAGTGCCGGGATGGCGGTGACCCCGGGGACCTCGTCCACGCAGTCCGGTGTGCAGCTGACCTTCAGCTCGTCGGTGTCAGCAGGCACTCCGGTGCACATTGTTGACTCGGCCGGGGCCGTGGTTGCGACGTTCGTGACCACCAAGACCAGCGCATCCCTGGTGTATTCGTCCTCGGCCATCACCAACGGAGCCACGTACACCGTGTACACGGGTGGCAGTGCTGATGCTGATTCCGGTGTGACAACGGGGTCCATCGCCGGTGCCGAGGAGCAGGAAAGCGTCACCGCAGGCGAGTACACCCAGGCTCAGGGTCCGGGAGGTGGCGGCGGCGGCCGCTGGTAG
- a CDS encoding sensor histidine kinase, with translation MKHDDVGEAMEQASALTEVVSIKGIIQDQNPVDFYALGVAGCIDRLAAPLRREGVTVHWHTPHHGIEISSTAAALLYHVAQETFSNTLNYANASELTVRLNAVYHGIQLTVTDDGSGFEIHAAPSGRRHGFGLLLMSIAVHDAGGTVDIDSAVGRGTSVRVTLPLD, from the coding sequence ATGAAACACGACGATGTGGGGGAAGCAATGGAACAGGCATCAGCACTAACCGAGGTGGTGTCCATCAAGGGCATCATCCAGGACCAGAACCCCGTGGATTTCTACGCGCTGGGTGTCGCGGGATGCATCGACCGGCTTGCAGCACCACTTCGTCGCGAGGGCGTCACAGTCCATTGGCACACTCCGCATCACGGCATCGAGATCTCCTCCACAGCCGCCGCCCTCCTCTATCACGTGGCCCAAGAGACCTTCAGCAACACCCTCAACTACGCGAATGCCAGCGAGCTCACCGTCCGCCTCAACGCCGTCTACCACGGCATCCAGCTCACCGTCACGGATGATGGCAGCGGGTTTGAAATCCACGCCGCACCCAGTGGCCGGCGGCACGGCTTCGGTTTGTTGCTGATGTCGATTGCAGTCCACGACGCCGGAGGAACGGTAGACATCGACTCCGCCGTTGGGCGGGGCACCAGTGTGAGGGTGACGCTGCCGCTGGATTGA
- a CDS encoding transglycosylase domain-containing protein: MARNKGPKIGLGKVLLRVFGFFFVSTLCGVLITGFLAPVVAFTSTTVGGSVGFYQSLPSELNVDSPSLSSTVVSADGQLIATFYAENRVKVPLDEMSPFIREAIIAIEDNRFYDHAGVDAQGIMRALSSNLTQGTRQGASTLTQQYVTNVLNESRLSEGRPEDVVLSGQKTVGDKLREVKLALELEKRFSKDQILEGYLNIVFFNRNAYGIEAASRYFFSTSAMDLTLPQAALLAGLVNGPSIYDPIVDPKAALNRRNLVLNRMLEQGKITAVDHGVAVATPVELNITPSLQGCAGTSFATYFCDYVSHLILNDETYGSTVEERERFLYRGGLTITTTLDSRLQNAAQQQVDASAGPNPDKWGAAMTTVQPGTGKILAMAQNTVFVPEDGKYDTQLNFNVDSKDENGYDLNGAGGFQPGSTMKPFIYAEWLNEGKNPTAVVDASRRVYPVGFQWRSSCGRVLGGYSTAQKAQNLGADDDLQNNDDGYYRSMPINYGLYNSINTATFATAAQLDFCGIQKMVDTVGLHSGLDNAPVNMHQIGNLLGSIGVAPVVLASAYATFANDGTYCKPIAVTGISDAQGRKFQAQTPECREAVKPAVARGVNAVLQDVLKMGSGVYINPKVQSQAPVAAKTGTSNNNGATWVAGYTTSLATASFFGDTSAGQQRAGQNITINGKFYKSLDGYMIAGPQWANYMMTATSLYPSGPFVAPAPPPAPTVPVTPQPTRR; this comes from the coding sequence ATGGCGCGGAACAAGGGTCCAAAGATAGGTCTGGGCAAGGTCCTTTTGAGGGTCTTCGGGTTCTTCTTCGTGAGCACCCTCTGCGGGGTGTTGATCACAGGATTCCTGGCACCCGTGGTTGCCTTCACCAGCACCACCGTGGGCGGTTCCGTCGGGTTTTATCAAAGCCTGCCAAGCGAGCTCAACGTCGATTCCCCTTCCCTCTCCAGCACCGTGGTATCTGCGGACGGCCAGCTCATCGCCACTTTCTATGCCGAGAACCGTGTGAAGGTCCCGCTGGACGAGATGTCCCCGTTCATCCGCGAAGCGATCATCGCGATCGAAGACAACCGCTTCTACGATCACGCAGGCGTAGACGCCCAGGGCATCATGCGGGCGCTGAGCTCAAACCTGACACAGGGCACCCGGCAAGGCGCTTCCACACTGACGCAGCAGTACGTCACCAACGTGCTCAACGAGTCCCGCTTGTCCGAGGGGCGTCCGGAGGATGTGGTGCTCAGCGGACAGAAGACCGTAGGTGACAAACTGCGCGAAGTTAAGCTCGCACTGGAGCTGGAGAAGCGGTTCAGCAAGGATCAGATTCTTGAGGGATACCTGAACATCGTGTTCTTCAACCGGAACGCCTATGGCATCGAAGCTGCATCCCGCTATTTCTTCAGCACCTCCGCGATGGACCTGACCTTGCCTCAAGCAGCCCTCCTGGCTGGTTTGGTCAATGGACCCAGCATTTACGACCCAATTGTGGACCCTAAGGCTGCACTCAACCGGCGCAACCTGGTGCTGAACCGGATGCTGGAACAGGGCAAGATCACTGCGGTGGATCACGGCGTGGCAGTAGCCACTCCCGTTGAGCTCAACATCACCCCGTCCCTGCAAGGCTGCGCCGGTACCTCGTTTGCCACCTATTTCTGCGACTACGTCTCCCACCTCATCCTCAACGACGAAACCTATGGTTCCACCGTGGAGGAACGTGAACGGTTCCTTTACCGTGGTGGCCTGACCATCACCACCACGTTGGACAGCCGGCTTCAGAACGCCGCACAGCAACAGGTTGATGCCTCCGCCGGCCCCAACCCGGATAAGTGGGGTGCCGCGATGACCACTGTCCAGCCGGGCACCGGGAAAATCCTTGCCATGGCCCAAAACACGGTGTTCGTACCCGAGGACGGGAAGTACGATACCCAACTGAATTTCAATGTGGATTCCAAAGACGAGAACGGCTATGACCTCAATGGCGCGGGCGGCTTCCAGCCTGGCTCAACCATGAAGCCATTTATCTATGCGGAGTGGCTCAATGAGGGCAAGAATCCCACCGCCGTGGTTGACGCTTCCCGCCGGGTCTATCCCGTAGGTTTCCAGTGGCGCTCTAGCTGCGGCAGGGTCCTTGGCGGTTACAGCACCGCCCAGAAGGCCCAGAACCTGGGCGCCGATGATGACCTGCAGAACAACGACGACGGCTACTACCGTTCGATGCCCATCAATTACGGCCTGTACAACTCCATCAACACGGCCACTTTTGCCACCGCAGCCCAGTTGGACTTCTGCGGGATCCAGAAAATGGTGGACACCGTGGGCTTGCACAGCGGCTTGGACAACGCACCGGTCAACATGCACCAGATCGGCAACCTCCTTGGCTCCATTGGAGTGGCCCCTGTGGTCCTGGCGAGCGCCTACGCCACCTTCGCGAACGACGGCACCTACTGCAAGCCAATCGCCGTCACCGGGATCAGCGATGCCCAAGGGCGCAAGTTCCAAGCCCAAACGCCTGAATGCAGGGAGGCCGTGAAACCGGCTGTGGCGCGGGGCGTAAACGCCGTCCTGCAAGATGTCCTGAAGATGGGATCCGGCGTCTACATCAACCCCAAGGTCCAGAGCCAGGCTCCGGTGGCGGCAAAGACGGGCACGTCCAACAACAACGGTGCCACCTGGGTGGCCGGTTACACCACCAGTCTTGCAACGGCGTCGTTCTTCGGGGACACGTCAGCGGGACAGCAGCGGGCCGGGCAAAACATCACCATCAACGGCAAGTTCTACAAGTCTTTGGACGGTTACATGATCGCGGGCCCGCAGTGGGCCAACTACATGATGACAGCCACGTCCCTGTACCCGAGCGGGCCCTTCGTGGCCCCGGCTCCTCCCCCAGCGCCCACCGTTCCGGTGACGCCACAACCCACGCGCCGCTGA
- a CDS encoding FAD-dependent oxidoreductase produces the protein MNGNTLRTVDCDVLVIGSGAGGMSAAVTAAFHGMKVIVVEKAAVCGGATSWSGGWAWAPGNPLANAEGVNEEKETFRTYLREVLGDDYQADRVDAFLEAAPHMVGFFHHKTSLQFVPGSKINDIYGKLPGAGTGNRSVGPKPLNARTIKPGLRAKMRHQLYETSFLGMGIMAGPDLGKFLSASRGNPKGLFHAGWRFGFHLLDLLTHRRNMQLVNGTALTGRLMKSADDLGVDIRVSTPATALLSDENGKVSGAVVRSPEGELQINARRGVVLATGGFPNDVQRRKELFPKTPTGREHWTLSPAETTGDGINLAQAVGARFTTAVKSPAAWCPVSLVPFRNGRTGVFPHIMDRAKPGSIGVRANGKRFVNEANGYYDYVEALLAATPEGGTVESWQIADSRFVRKFPLGMAKPLPVPLFPYLRSGYLIKGRTLEELAAKCGIDPTELRRTVARFNANARAGVDPDFGRGETAFNRYGGDVTHGPNPSLGPIEKGPFYAVRVVPGSFGTFAGVETDGRGRALNNDGGPIDGLYVAGNDQANVMGGHYPAGGINLGPALTFGYIAGRDLAGVTTYEDDGTQAEVELAR, from the coding sequence ATGAACGGCAACACCCTCCGCACCGTGGACTGCGATGTCCTGGTCATCGGCTCAGGCGCCGGTGGGATGTCGGCAGCTGTCACGGCTGCATTCCACGGAATGAAAGTCATCGTGGTTGAGAAGGCAGCGGTCTGCGGCGGTGCCACCTCCTGGTCCGGAGGCTGGGCCTGGGCGCCGGGCAACCCGTTGGCGAACGCTGAAGGGGTCAACGAGGAAAAGGAAACCTTCCGGACGTACCTCCGGGAGGTTCTCGGGGACGACTACCAGGCCGACAGGGTGGATGCCTTCCTCGAAGCGGCACCGCATATGGTGGGGTTCTTCCACCACAAGACCTCCCTGCAGTTCGTTCCCGGCAGCAAAATCAACGATATTTATGGCAAGCTCCCCGGAGCAGGTACCGGCAACCGTTCGGTCGGTCCCAAGCCGCTGAACGCCCGCACCATCAAGCCCGGCCTCAGAGCCAAGATGCGTCATCAGCTCTACGAAACCTCGTTCCTGGGCATGGGAATCATGGCAGGTCCGGACCTGGGTAAGTTCCTGTCGGCATCCCGGGGCAACCCCAAGGGCCTGTTTCACGCGGGCTGGCGCTTCGGATTCCACCTCCTGGACCTGCTGACGCATCGTCGGAACATGCAGCTGGTCAACGGCACGGCGCTGACCGGAAGGCTCATGAAATCCGCTGACGATCTTGGTGTGGACATCCGTGTCTCGACGCCGGCCACAGCGCTGCTCAGCGATGAAAACGGCAAGGTGAGCGGCGCCGTCGTGCGTTCGCCGGAAGGTGAGTTGCAGATCAACGCAAGACGCGGCGTCGTGCTGGCAACCGGGGGCTTCCCCAACGATGTGCAGCGGCGCAAGGAGCTGTTCCCCAAGACGCCTACCGGCCGGGAGCACTGGACGCTGTCCCCGGCGGAAACCACGGGTGATGGCATCAACCTGGCGCAGGCCGTGGGTGCACGCTTCACCACCGCAGTGAAGTCGCCGGCAGCCTGGTGCCCGGTGTCCCTGGTGCCGTTCCGCAACGGCAGGACCGGGGTTTTTCCGCACATCATGGACCGTGCGAAGCCTGGCAGCATCGGTGTTCGCGCGAATGGGAAGCGGTTCGTGAACGAGGCCAACGGCTACTACGACTATGTTGAGGCGCTTCTCGCCGCCACACCTGAGGGCGGAACCGTGGAGTCGTGGCAAATCGCGGACAGCCGTTTTGTCCGCAAGTTCCCCTTGGGAATGGCCAAGCCGCTGCCCGTGCCGCTCTTCCCGTACCTGCGCTCCGGGTATCTCATCAAGGGGCGGACGCTGGAGGAGTTGGCGGCGAAATGCGGAATCGACCCCACGGAGTTGCGGCGGACCGTGGCGCGATTCAACGCCAACGCACGAGCCGGGGTCGACCCCGATTTCGGCCGCGGCGAAACCGCGTTCAACCGGTACGGCGGCGACGTGACGCATGGGCCCAACCCGTCACTGGGGCCCATCGAGAAGGGGCCGTTCTATGCCGTGCGGGTCGTTCCGGGGAGCTTCGGGACATTCGCCGGCGTGGAAACTGACGGCCGCGGCCGGGCGCTGAACAACGACGGCGGTCCCATAGATGGTCTCTATGTCGCTGGCAACGATCAAGCCAACGTCATGGGCGGGCACTACCCGGCGGGCGGCATCAACCTGGGACCGGCATTGACGTTCGGGTACATCGCTGGTCGGGACCTCGCCGGCGTCACTACATATGAGGACGACGGCACGCAGGCGGAGGTGGAGCTCGCCCGCTAG
- a CDS encoding sugar phosphate isomerase/epimerase family protein: MTTPTRRLGIAQLSLVGTAPPDLVTIAAEAGFDFIGARVRPVTTSERPYDLQPGAPMLKETLRRMADTGITVEDIEFLLLDGTGLQNGQDQREAWLQMMEAGHALGASSLTVACADPDLDRFEDHLAQMTQDGKAYGIMPTLEPIAYQTVRSVPEAVKLAQRAGCRIVVDALHVNRFGGTAAELETAADLVPLIQLCDGPATPPSSREALILESRSERGVPGEGEFDLRDILKALPAGTPVSIETPSDSKVAEIGELAWAKHLKAAADSVLNTPAFNTAPLNTPALTGSSK; the protein is encoded by the coding sequence GTGACCACACCAACGCGCCGACTGGGAATTGCCCAGCTCTCCCTCGTCGGAACCGCACCGCCGGATTTGGTGACCATCGCGGCAGAGGCGGGCTTCGACTTCATAGGAGCCAGAGTCCGTCCTGTCACCACCTCAGAGCGGCCATATGACCTCCAGCCCGGCGCTCCAATGTTGAAGGAGACTCTGAGACGGATGGCGGATACAGGGATCACGGTTGAAGACATCGAGTTCCTCCTATTGGACGGCACTGGCCTGCAGAACGGGCAGGATCAGCGCGAAGCCTGGCTGCAGATGATGGAAGCCGGCCACGCCCTGGGGGCATCAAGCCTGACTGTGGCTTGTGCAGACCCGGACCTTGACCGCTTCGAAGACCACCTCGCGCAGATGACCCAGGACGGTAAGGCCTACGGAATCATGCCCACCTTGGAACCCATCGCCTACCAAACCGTCCGCTCGGTCCCCGAAGCAGTGAAGTTGGCCCAGCGGGCAGGATGCAGGATTGTTGTTGATGCCCTCCACGTCAACCGTTTCGGCGGCACTGCAGCTGAACTCGAAACGGCCGCGGATCTGGTTCCCTTGATCCAACTCTGCGACGGCCCCGCCACCCCGCCGTCCAGCAGGGAAGCCCTGATCCTCGAGTCGCGATCGGAACGGGGGGTTCCCGGGGAAGGTGAATTCGACCTCCGGGACATACTCAAAGCCCTCCCTGCGGGGACCCCGGTCAGCATCGAAACGCCATCCGACTCCAAGGTGGCCGAAATCGGCGAACTCGCGTGGGCCAAACACCTCAAAGCGGCCGCCGATTCCGTCCTCAACACCCCAGCATTCAACACCGCACCACTCAACACCCCAGCACTCACCGGGAGCAGCAAATGA
- a CDS encoding FAD-dependent oxidoreductase, with amino-acid sequence MAFSPSAASPLTLGRNGRTPKTLRNRLASAPMERNYGTTDGFITEQYIDYLVTRAKAGLGMVTTEATYVRADGKGRTHQLGLHTDDMIPGLRRLTDALHAEGALAAVELNHGGRTAQSAVSGFKNLAPSPVPCPTAGGEVPRELAAAECYELVEAYGAAARRAVAAGFDVINLHGAHGYLIHQFMSPISNHRTDEFAAPEFFMNLVIDAVWQAVPDTIVGMRVSVVEGPADGISAEQQVGIIAKAHLEKLDFLDISAGSYDAGEWIVQSGEWKPGILADYAKAYRQFGLPLGMAGRLNSPEIIEEVLSQGTCDFVSLARAIHADPAFVGGVLHGDRYRPCIACNVCIDNLGLGQVTCTVNPAVGRSRVPVPTPIVRPEYRVLVVGAGPAGLTAARELAEAGASVTLVDDGVRPGGQFALAERMKSTPDFHRFADWSSAENERLGVEVRLGVHVDTSDVGSLARDFGANAVVVATGGLRPAPGFVGGDSPLVSDIRDWLAAHPDVLDGGAAGPVGGAPEAVTIWGADSVAMSVADTLAALGTAVLIVGPQEALAPESGRRAKILAVPRLEANPKVRIFLSSTIEEFDSTGELGGNREFGGNRVRIRRSGVADEWIDAPGELLISRSVLPLDGPLAPEQPLTLEQRETELSLAASLPIAVAGTVVDKTPAIVSNAVKSGYDAAQRIAAALARTASNSTPSAEIAGTVPDRRRAPANSQQSGDLAAHDLTLNGARK; translated from the coding sequence ATGGCTTTTTCACCATCAGCAGCATCACCACTGACCCTGGGACGCAACGGCCGCACCCCTAAAACCCTTCGCAACCGCCTGGCCTCCGCACCCATGGAACGCAACTACGGCACCACGGACGGCTTCATCACCGAGCAATACATCGACTACCTCGTGACCCGCGCCAAAGCCGGCCTCGGCATGGTCACCACGGAGGCCACCTACGTCCGGGCCGACGGCAAGGGCCGCACCCACCAGCTCGGCCTGCACACGGATGACATGATTCCCGGGCTTCGCCGCCTCACCGACGCCCTGCACGCCGAAGGTGCGCTGGCCGCCGTCGAACTTAATCACGGTGGCCGTACCGCGCAATCGGCAGTATCGGGCTTCAAGAACCTCGCGCCGTCGCCGGTTCCCTGCCCGACGGCGGGTGGTGAAGTTCCGCGGGAACTCGCCGCCGCTGAGTGCTACGAACTGGTGGAAGCCTACGGTGCTGCGGCCCGCCGTGCTGTTGCCGCAGGCTTCGACGTGATCAATCTGCACGGTGCACACGGCTACCTGATCCACCAGTTCATGTCGCCCATTTCGAACCACCGCACGGATGAGTTCGCGGCACCGGAGTTCTTCATGAACCTGGTCATCGATGCCGTTTGGCAGGCCGTTCCGGACACGATCGTGGGCATGCGTGTCTCGGTGGTGGAAGGTCCGGCCGACGGTATCAGCGCTGAGCAGCAAGTGGGCATCATCGCCAAGGCCCATCTGGAGAAGCTCGACTTCCTGGACATTTCCGCGGGCAGCTACGACGCCGGTGAGTGGATCGTCCAGTCAGGGGAGTGGAAGCCCGGGATCCTGGCCGACTACGCCAAGGCCTACCGCCAGTTCGGACTCCCGCTGGGTATGGCCGGACGGCTCAACAGCCCGGAAATCATCGAGGAAGTCCTATCCCAGGGCACCTGCGACTTTGTCAGCCTTGCCCGCGCTATTCATGCCGATCCCGCGTTCGTTGGCGGGGTGCTGCACGGCGACCGCTACCGGCCCTGCATCGCGTGCAACGTGTGCATCGATAACCTTGGCCTCGGTCAGGTCACCTGCACGGTCAATCCGGCGGTGGGGCGTTCACGGGTCCCGGTTCCAACCCCTATTGTTCGACCGGAGTACCGGGTGTTGGTGGTAGGTGCCGGCCCTGCCGGCCTCACCGCCGCGCGTGAACTCGCCGAAGCCGGCGCCAGCGTGACGCTGGTGGACGACGGCGTGCGGCCCGGCGGGCAGTTCGCGCTCGCTGAGCGCATGAAATCGACGCCGGACTTCCACCGCTTTGCAGACTGGTCCAGCGCGGAAAACGAGCGCCTGGGTGTTGAGGTTCGTCTGGGAGTCCACGTGGACACGTCCGACGTCGGCTCGCTGGCCCGCGATTTCGGCGCAAACGCAGTGGTGGTTGCCACGGGCGGGCTGCGCCCGGCTCCCGGGTTCGTAGGCGGCGACTCTCCACTCGTTTCTGACATCCGGGATTGGCTCGCTGCTCACCCGGACGTGCTCGACGGCGGCGCGGCCGGTCCTGTAGGCGGCGCGCCGGAGGCTGTGACAATTTGGGGTGCGGATTCCGTTGCCATGAGCGTGGCCGACACCCTTGCTGCACTTGGTACTGCAGTGCTGATCGTCGGGCCACAGGAAGCTCTGGCTCCGGAGTCCGGCCGCCGTGCCAAGATCCTCGCAGTACCCCGGCTTGAAGCCAATCCGAAGGTGCGGATCTTCCTGTCCAGCACCATCGAGGAGTTTGACAGTACGGGGGAGCTTGGCGGTAACAGGGAGTTTGGCGGTAACAGGGTACGGATCAGGCGTTCCGGTGTGGCCGACGAGTGGATTGACGCGCCCGGCGAGCTCTTGATTTCGCGTTCGGTGCTGCCGCTGGACGGGCCGTTGGCACCGGAGCAGCCGCTGACATTGGAGCAACGGGAAACCGAGCTCAGCCTGGCCGCTTCGCTCCCCATTGCCGTCGCCGGGACGGTCGTGGACAAGACACCGGCCATCGTGTCTAACGCGGTCAAGAGCGGCTATGACGCAGCCCAGCGTATTGCCGCGGCGCTGGCTCGCACCGCCTCCAACTCCACCCCCTCCGCCGAGATCGCTGGAACGGTGCCGGATCGCCGGAGAGCTCCGGCGAATTCGCAGCAATCCGGCGATCTCGCCGCGCATGACCTCACCCTGAACGGAGCCCGAAAGTGA